ATATCATCTTGCAAATAGACACCGGCCTGTTCGTACTGGCGTTTACCGGCTTTGGTCAGCAGACCCTGGTTGATGGTGGAGTAAGTTGGGTCACGCGGATCGTAATAGTAGAAGCCGCCAGGGCCACCAGACTCGCCGGTCCACGGGTTGAGGTTGGTGGTGTAGGCGGAGTCATCGGACAAATTGTTGGTGAATTTGTGGAATTCACCGCCGAGCACCACTTTGTGATCCAGTTCGCCGGTCGCAAAATCCGCTTCAAGTTGGTTATCGATGGCGTACGCGTCCAGCGATGAGGTTTCTCCGCTGTAGTAACGCGTCAGTTCGTCATGGGCCACATCCGCCCAGCCAATCTGATAAGCCTGCTTCAGGCCAACGTTCGAGTGTGTGTAACTGGCATTTGAGCGGAACGCCCACACGTCGTTAAAGCTGTGCGCAAACTCGTAGCTGTATATCTGCTCGTGGCGTTTGAATTCGTCATTGCCCGGCTCAACGTCAGAGAAACCGGTGCTGATTTTGCGCCCGGTAGAAGAATAGATACTGCCATCCGCCGGAACAGAGCCATGGAATCCGCCTGAAGGATCTTTTTCCAGATAAGCACGCAGCACCAGCGAGGTATTCTCACCCGGCTGCCACAGCAGGGACGGGGAAATCGCGTAACGTTCGTCGCGCGTTTTCTCATACTGAGTGTCGCTATTTTTGGTTAAACCGATAATGCGATACGCCCATTCGTCGTTAATCGCATTGGTGTAATCAAATGCAGTACCGTTGGTCTTGTTATTACCGACCATCGCACGCACGTGGCCTTCTTCGATAAATTGCGGGCGCTTTGATGTTTCCATAACAAGGCCGCCAGGAATGGTCTGGCCGTAAAGTGCCGAAGAGGGCCCTTTAATCACATCAATTCGCTCCAGGAACCATGGGTCAACCTGAATCACGTTGTAGCTGCCGCCGTCGCTCATCAGGCGCAGTCCATCAAGGAAGGTGTTGTTGACGTCGCCGCCATGGAAGCCGCGCAGTGCCACGGTGTCATAACGGGTTGCGCCGCCCGCAAAGCCAGTAAACACGCCCGGTGTGTAATTCAGCGCACTGTTTACCGTTAATGCGCCCTGGTCTTCGATTTGTTGGCGGGTAATGACCGAAATAGATTGGCCGGTGGTGATCAATGGCTCATCGGTTTTGGTCGCGCCACGGCTGACTGTCGCGCTATAACCTTCAGTTTGGCTGGTGGAGGTTTGTGCCGGAGTGGCGGTGACGATGACGGTATCTTCAGCCTGCGCGTAAGCGGGTGCCGGGAGTGCAAGCGCGCAGAGTAAAGCAGAACGCTTTACTGTAAATGCCAGTTTCATTTGATATTTTCCCAAGAAGGTCTTGTTTTAATCAC
The nucleotide sequence above comes from Buttiauxella selenatireducens. Encoded proteins:
- a CDS encoding TonB-dependent siderophore receptor, producing the protein MKLAFTVKRSALLCALALPAPAYAQAEDTVIVTATPAQTSTSQTEGYSATVSRGATKTDEPLITTGQSISVITRQQIEDQGALTVNSALNYTPGVFTGFAGGATRYDTVALRGFHGGDVNNTFLDGLRLMSDGGSYNVIQVDPWFLERIDVIKGPSSALYGQTIPGGLVMETSKRPQFIEEGHVRAMVGNNKTNGTAFDYTNAINDEWAYRIIGLTKNSDTQYEKTRDERYAISPSLLWQPGENTSLVLRAYLEKDPSGGFHGSVPADGSIYSSTGRKISTGFSDVEPGNDEFKRHEQIYSYEFAHSFNDVWAFRSNASYTHSNVGLKQAYQIGWADVAHDELTRYYSGETSSLDAYAIDNQLEADFATGELDHKVVLGGEFHKFTNNLSDDSAYTTNLNPWTGESGGPGGFYYYDPRDPTYSTINQGLLTKAGKRQYEQAGVYLQDDMQWAQWHMTLSGRYDHIVTKSHIVADAIESEVTDNRTDDHFSGRASLLYAFTNGFSPYLSYSQAITPQVLPDAEGKLLKPTTAEQYEAGVKYQPVGTADMYTVALYDLTQKDVGNRVVQGSYYEPAGKVHSQGVELEARSQWNPRFSTIAGYTYNKVRFKDAIDGNDGNTPYVTPDQMASLWGMFQADFGISLGSGIRYIGKQWADNENTLRVPSVTLLDAMVRADMGAWTPSLKGAFVQVNATNLTGRDYVAGCYGTGYCYWGAERSVIATVGYDF